The Bosea vestrisii genome segment CGTGCCTATGGGCTGCAATCGGCTGCACCGCCCGAGGGCGAATAGCTCGACTCTCAGTCGCGCGCCTTCACCGCCTTCTCAAGCGCCTTGATCCCCTCGGCGAAGGTGCCCTGGCCGACCTTCTCCTTGATGTCGGCCTCGTCGGCCGCCGAGACGTCGAACTCCGCCATCCACTCGACGAAGGTCTTGTCGCCCTCCGTGATCGGCTTCACGCCGAAGGTCGCGACGTAGTTCTCGATCGGCATCGGCGAGACGATGATGTTGTAGGTGAAGCGGCGCTCCAAGTCGCTGAAGGAGAGCAGCCGCTCGCGCAGGTGCCCGCCATTGGTCAGCTTGAAGTTGCGCACGCAGCCGACACGGTCGCTCGGCAGCCCGTCCTCGACATGGCTCTCGGCGATCAGCGGATGCCATTCGCCGTGGCCGTTGAAGTCGCGGGCATAGGCCCAGACCTTGTCGACCGGCGCATCGACAATCCCGCTGATATAGACTTTCGCCATTTCCGTTTCCTCCTGTCGTTCCGTGGGACGCCTATTCGGCGGCCTTGGCGATCGCCTTGAAGCTGCGGGTCTGCGCCGTCAGCGAAGCCTCGGTCGGCAGCCGCTCCATCGAGCTCGCACCATAGAAACCGTGACAGTGACGGCATTGCGAGAGGATGTAACGGGCATCGTCGGGCGAGGAAATCGGGCCGCCATGGCAGAGGATGATGATGTCCTCGCGCACGCTGCGCGCCGCCGCTGCGATGGCGTCGATCCTCGGTACGCAATCGGCGAGGCTGAAGGCCGTTTCGGCCCCGATATTGCCGCCAACGGTCAGGCCCATATGGGCGACGAGGATATCGGCCCCGGCCTCAGTCATCGCGACCGCCTCGGCCTCGTTGAAGACATAGGGCGTGGTCAGCATGTCCTTGGAGCGGGCCACGCGGATCATCTCGACCTCATGACCATAGCCCATGCCGGTCTCCTCGAGGTTGGCCCGGAAGACGCCGTCGATCAGCCCGACCGTCGGGAAATTCTGCACGCCGGAGAAGCCCATGCGCTTCAAATCGTCGAGGAAGCTGTCGAACAGGCAGAACGGGTCGGTGCCGTTGACGCCGGCGAGCACCGGCGTGCGCTTCACCACCGGCAGCACCTCGCGCGCCATCTCCATGACGATCTCGTTGGCATTGCCATAGGCGAGCACCCCGGCGAGCGAGCCCCTGCCCGCCATGCGGTAGCGGCCAGAGTTGTAGATGACGATGAGGTCGATACCGCCCTCCTCCTCGCACTTGGCCGAGAGCCCGGTGCCGGCGCCACCGCCGACGATCTTCTCGCCGCGGCGGACCATGTCGTGGAAGCGGTCGACCAGTTGCTGTCTCTGGAATGGGGGCATGGCTCAGGCCTCTGCTAGGGCTTCGTGCATCTGCGCGACGAGGACGTCGGCGAATGCAGGGTCGTTGATGGCGTAGGGCAGGCGCAGCAGCTTGCGGCGCGGTCCGGGTTTCAGCGTGCGCTCTAGCGCATCGAACAAGGCTGCGTCGGCCGCCGGGTCGTGGAAAGCCTGGCCGGGCGTATCGAGCAGCGAGACGCCGCCTTCGGGGATCAGGAAGCGCACTGGGCCGTTGCAGCGATTGAGCCGCTTGCCGAGCCAAGCGCCCATGCGGGTATTCTCCTCCGCCGTGGTGCGCATCAGCGTCACCTGCGGATTGTGACGGTAGAACAGTCGGCCGTCATAGCGAGCCGGCACCGTCTCCGGCGGCCCGAAATTGACCATGTCGAGTGCCCCGCAACTGCCGACATAGGGCACGCCGGTGCGGGCGAAGGCGCCAAGCCGATCCTCCGTGCAGGGGAAGATGCCGCCCATCATGAGGTCGCAGAGCTCGGTCGTAGTCGCGTCGATCGCAGCGGTGATCAGGCCGGAATCGACCAGCTTCTCCAGCGACTGACCGCCCGTGCCGGTGGCGTGGAAGACGAAGCATTCGAATTCGCCAGAGAGCTTCGCCACCGTCTGGTTCACGCAGGGCGTGGTGACGCCGAACATGGTGAGGCCGATGGACGGCTTTTCCTCCGTGGATGGCGTGATCATCGCGGCGCCGCGGACCATGCCCGCGACCGCATGCGCGGCATTGGCGATGACCAGCCGCGAGATCCGGTTCAGTCCTGCGATGTCAGTGACCGAATACATCATCGCGGTATCGGTCGGCCCGACATAGCCTGCGACATTGCCCGAGGCGACGGTCGAGACCAGAAATTTCGGCGTGCCTACCGGCAGCATCCGCAGCGCCGGCGCGATCAGCGCCGTGCCGCCCGAGCCGCCGAGCCCGAGCACGCCAGCAATGTCGTCCTGCGCCGGCAGGAAGCGAGCGAAGGCTTCCGTCATCGCCGCGATCGCCGTGCCGCGATCGCCGGTGAAGACTGCCTTCGCGCCATCGGGGTGATGCGCCGCGACCTCCGCCGCCGGGATATCGGCGGCATGGCCATGCGGCTGGGTCGAGAGGTCGACGATGACCGCCGGCTCGCCCATCGCGCGGACGGCGTCGCGGGCGTAAGCCAGCTCGGCGCTCTTGGTGTCGAGCGTGCCAGCGATGTAGACGCGCTTGCCCATCGCGCCGCCCTCAGATCAGCTCGAGCGGCGGCATGATGCGCCGGTTCTGGAAGGGCTGGCCCTCCATCAGCGCCGGCGCGGCCCAGCGCACGGCGTTGGCGATGACCTTGCGGATCGTCGCGTTATGATAGGTCGGGAAGGTCTCGTGACCGGGGCGGAAATAGAAAATCCGGCCGCGCCCGCGCCGATAGCCACAGCCGCTGCGGAAGGCCTCGCCGCCCTTGAACCAGCTCAGGAAGACCAGTTCATCCGGCGGCGGCACCTCGAAGGGCTCGCCATACATCTCCTCGCGCGCGAGCTCGAAGAAGGGCGGGATGCCGGCGGCGACGGGGTGAGCTGGATCGACCACCCAGAGCCGCTCCAGTTCGCCCTCGGCACGCCAGCGCAAAGTGCAGGGCGTGCCCATCAGCCGCTTGAACACTTTTGAGAAATGCCCGGAATGCAGCACGACGAGCCCCATCCCGGCATTGACCCGCTCGCAGACCGCCGCGGCCACGACGTCCTCGACCTCGTCATGGTGACGATGCCCCCACCAGACCAGCACGTCGGTCTCCGCCAGGCGCTTTGCCGAAAGCCCCTGCTCCGGCTCGTCCAGCGTCGCGGTCGTGATCTGATCGACGCCGTTCTCGGCAAGGCCCGCAGCGATCGCGCCATGGATGCCGTCCGGATAGATGTCGGCGACGACTGGGTTCGATATCTCGTGCCGGAACTCGTTCCACACCGTCACGCGCATCGTTCGAACCTCCGGAAAACAGATATCTTGGTCATTTGAGCGCCCCCCGCCGTCAGGCCCGAGACGATCCGGCGCTGCATGGCGAGGAAGATCGCCAAGATCGGCAGCACGAAGATCGAAGAGAAGGCCATGACCCGGTGCCAATCGGCATACTCGGCGCCGACGAAGCTGTAGATGCCGACGGTCGCAGGCTGCAGCTCCTGCTGGCTGAGCAGGGTCAGCCCGTAGACGAACTGGCCGTAGGCCTGGACGAAGCAGAGCGTGCCGACGACGATCAGCGGCACCTTCATCAAGGGCAGCACGACCAGCCGGAAAGTCTGCAGCCGGGTGCAGCCATCGACGAAGGAGGCCTCCTCCAGTTCGAACGGCACCTGCCGGAACATCGGTCGCAGAATCACCAGCGCGAAGGCGAGCGTCTTCGAGGTCGTCGCGAGGATGACGGCGGCGAAGGTGTTGAGCAGCTCCAGCGAGCGGAAGATGATGAACATCGGCGTCGCCAGCAGCGCTTCCGGGAAGACCTGGAGCAGCAGCACGATGACGATCGCAAAATCGACGAGGCGGTTGCGCAGCCGGCTCATCGCATAAGCGCCCATGGCGCCGAGAATGAGCGTCAGCATGGTCACCGGGATGGCGATGGTCAGGCTGTTGCGCAGGTAGCGCAGCACGTTCTCGCGGACGAAGACATATTCGAAGGCGGCGAGCGACGGCGCCCGCGGCACGAAGGTCGGCGGATTGGCGAAGATCTCGGCCGAATCCTTCAGGCCCGAGATCAGCATCCAGTAAATGGGGAACAGATAAATCCCGACACCGATGACGGCGATGGCGGTGGCGGGCCAGCCGCCAAAGGGCAGCACGCCGAGCTGGCGGAGCCTGACGCTCATGACGCCGTCTCCTGCTTCAGCGTGCGTACATAGAGCAGCGCCACGCCGAAGACGATAAGGAAGGCGAAGGAGCCCATGGCAGAGCCGGTGCCGAAATCGAACTGCTTGAACGAGAACTGGTAGGAGAGCAGCGGCAGCACGTTCGAGGCGTCGAGCGGCCCGCCCTGCGTCATCGCGAAGATCAGGTCGAAGGCCCGCATCGTGTAGATCGTCACCAGGCAGGCAACGGCGAGCAGCGCCGGCTTCAGCGCCGGCAAGGTGATGTACCAGAAGCGCGCGGTGCTGCCGGCGCCGTCGAGCGAGGCGGCCTCGTAATGCTCCTTCGGGATCGCGGTCAGCGCCGCCGCGATCAGGATCATGCTGAAGGGCATGCCGAACCAGATATTGGCGAGCGTCACCGAGGTCAGCGCCACCGCCGGGTCGGAAAGCCAATGAATCGGCGAGCCGATCAGGTGCAGCGCCGAGAGCACATAATTGGCGACGCCGTATTCCGTGGCGAAGATCCATTTCCACAGCGCCCCGACGACCAGCGCCGGCAGCATCCAGGAACAGAGCAGAAGACCGCGCATGAAGCCGGCACCGGGAAAATCCTGGGCGAAGAACAGCGCGACCGCGAGCCCGATCGCGACCTGCGCGAGAACATTGCAGCCGACGAACAGCAAGGTGTTGACCAGGACCTTCTGGAACGACTCGTCGGCAATGACCGTGCGGTAATTGTCGAGCCCGACGAAGGGGCGGATGAACTCGGTGATGTTGCCGAGATTCACCTCCTGCACGCTCATCATCAGGTTGTAGACGATCGGAAAGCCGACGAAGCCGAGCAGATAGAGGATCGGTAGCGCCAGGAAGACATAGAGCAGCGCTGAGGGAGATCCCGGCATGGGCTGTTTCGCTCCGAACTCGGCTTAGGCAGGCGGGAGCGGCGCAGTCCGCTCCCCGGTTGCGGTCACAAGGGCGTTTTGGCGAGGATGGGCTTGATCTTCCGCGCAGCATCGGCGAGCGCGGTCGCAGCAGGCTTGGTGCCGGTGACGGCTTCCTGCATCGCGATCTGGATCGCGCGCGATATCTCCGGCCATTGCGGATGCGGGCCGCGAGCGCGGGCGCTTTCGAGCTGCTTGCGGTAGATGCCATAGGCCTGCGGCCAGAGCGGGTCGGTGACGGTGACGTCGGTTCGCGGCGCGAGCCGGCCGGTCTTCCAGCCCTCGTTCAGGATCTTCGGGTCCGACATGAACTCGATGAAGCGGAAGGCGCCGTCGGCCTGCTTGGCGCCCTTGGGCACGACCCAGTCATAGCCGCCGAGCGCGGAGGCCGCGATATCCTTGCCGGGTTTGACCGGCAGCAGCGCGAGGCGCCACTCGAACTTGGCCTCCTTCTGCAGGCGCGGCAGCTCCCACGGGCCGCACATCACCATCGCGGCATTGCCGGCCATGAAGGTGTTGGTCACCTCGTACTGGCGCTGGTTGATGACGTCGCGCGAGGCGACGCCGTCCTTGACCATGCCAGCCCAGAATTCGAGCGCCTCGGTCGCCTCCGGCGTATCGAGCTTGTCGACCGCGCCGCCAGCCTGGTGCAGGAAGGGCAGGAACTGGAACACGCCCTCCTCGGCCTGCACGGCGCTGAAGCCGAAGCCGTAGACGTTCTTGGCCGGGTCCTTCAGCGCCTTGGCGGCGTCGAGCAGTTCGGTCCAGGTCTTGGGCGGCTTGTCCGGATCGAGCCCCTTCACCTTGAACATGTCCGCGTTGTAGCAGAGCGCCAGGGTGTTGGCGTCGCGCGGCACGGCGAAGATGCGCTGCTTCCAGAGGCCGGAGGCCCACGGCCCCTTGAAATAGACGTCCGGCTTCACGACAGCCGATTTGCCGACGCGCTCGGTCAGGTCGGTCAGCGTGCCCTGCGCCGAGAAGCTGGCGACGACGGGATTGTCGAGCGTCACCAGATCCGGGACCGAGCCGCTGGCGATCGCCTTGATCAGCTCTGAATCCATCTGCGGCCCGGGCACGATGCGCGGGTCGATGCGGTATTCGCTCTGCGACTCGTTGAAGGCCTTGATGCCGCCATAGATCATGTCGGTCTCAAGCGTGAACGGGTGCCAAAGACTAATCGTCTTCGGTTGGGCGATTGCCGGACCGGTGATCGCGCATACGATTGCGGCGGCGAATAATCCTGACCTTGTCAGCACAATATCCTCCCAGGAGCGCTTTTCTCATTTTTGGTTCTTGGGGCGACTTCACCGGGTCGAGTCCGGGGGCGCAATCCTGTCCACCCCCGCCAATGTGTAAAACTGGGCAACGGGGAGGACCCGCGCAGCGGTCGGCCGAGTGCGTCACCGACATCATGGTCGGCGATCGTCAAAGTGCCGTTCTTGCCGCCCGCTGCTCGCCGGCGCCGACGGCGATAGCAATAATGGCGAAGTGAAGCGGGTTGATTACTGCGGTGCAACGGCATGCCTTTTAACATCATAAGCCACTACCGCTCTTAGGTGATCGTTCATCACGCCTCATCACATCAAATTCACCCGCGGGTGGAATGGTGTTGGAGGGGGTACGCGTTGGGGACACCGGGCAATCGTGCTGCAGCTCCAGAACATCATCCTTGAAATGATCGCCAAAGGGGAAGCCCTTGAAGCGACAACGGATCGGCTTTGCCGCGAAATCGAGCTGCATCTGCCGGGCGTCTGGTGTTCCGTTCTACGGGTGGAGCGCAATGGTCTTCTCTATCCGCTTGCCGGGCCGAGCTTTCCCGACGCATATACCGCTTTGCTGGAAGGATTGATGATCGGTCCGCAGGTTGGCTCCTGCGGCAGCGCCGCCTATCTCGGGGCGGGGGTGGCGGTGACCGACATCGCCTCCGATCCCCGGTGGGTCGACTTCAAGGATCCGGTTCTGGCCTTGGGCCTTAGGGCCTGTTGGTCCTCTCCGATCCAGGCCGCGGACGGCACGGTGCTGGGCACCTTCGCCTTCTATTTTCCGGAGAAACGGGGCCCTACCCCAAGAGAGCGAAAAGTAGTCGCGTCCTGCGCCTCTTTGTGCGCCATAGCGCTGGAGCGTCACCAGCGCGTAATCGAGCGCGAGCGCCGTGCCTTCGTCGACGTCCTGACGGACTTGCCCAACCGGGCAGGTTTCGATGGGGCGCTGGAGCGTCTGCCCTGCGCCGAGCCGGGTGCGTGGGCACTGCTGGCCCTCGACCTCGACAATCTCAAGACCATTAACGACACCTTCGGACACGCAACGGGGGATGCTCTGCTGCAAACGATTGCCTCGCGGGTCAGCGACATTGTGGCGCCGGACCGCGTGTTTCGAGTGGGGGGCGACGAGTTCGTTGTCATTCTCCAGGGAGCGGAGGCCATCGGCGATATCGAGCGTGTTGCCCAACGCATTCGCGAGGCTCTGGCAGTGCCCGCCGAATGCAGCGGTCACATGATCCTGCCGCGAGCCACGATAGGGGGCGCAGTACTGTCACCGGAGGACGCCGACGCGACGAGCGTCCGAGACCACGCCGACTATGCCCTCTATGATGCCAAGGACAATGGGCGCGGCGGCTTCGTGCTGTATTCGCCCGGGATTGGGAGTGCGATCGAGACTCGGATCGAGGTTATCCGGGATGTCGGCGCGGCCTTGCGCGAAGGCAGGATCGACGCGTTCTACCAACCAATCGTGCGACTCGAGACCCGCGAGATCGTCGGGCTGGAAGCACTCTGTCGCCTGCGCAAGCCAAGCGGCGAGATCGTGTCAGCGGCCGCTTTCCATCACGCCACGTCCGACGTCGGCATCGCCTCGCAGCTGACGGAACGGATGATGGCGATCGTCGCTGCCGATGCACGTTCCTGGCTTGCGCAAGGCCTTCCCCTTCAACACGTCGGGATCAACATCACCTCGGCCGACTTCCATAGCGGTACGCTCTACGCGCGTCTCGAAGCCGCCTTCGGCCGCGAGAACGTTCCGTTGAAACACATCATCCTGGAGGTCACCGAGTCGGTTTATCTCGGGCAGCGCGATCCGGTCGTGGCGCGTGA includes the following:
- a CDS encoding carbohydrate ABC transporter permease, which gives rise to MPGSPSALLYVFLALPILYLLGFVGFPIVYNLMMSVQEVNLGNITEFIRPFVGLDNYRTVIADESFQKVLVNTLLFVGCNVLAQVAIGLAVALFFAQDFPGAGFMRGLLLCSWMLPALVVGALWKWIFATEYGVANYVLSALHLIGSPIHWLSDPAVALTSVTLANIWFGMPFSMILIAAALTAIPKEHYEAASLDGAGSTARFWYITLPALKPALLAVACLVTIYTMRAFDLIFAMTQGGPLDASNVLPLLSYQFSFKQFDFGTGSAMGSFAFLIVFGVALLYVRTLKQETAS
- a CDS encoding sensor domain-containing phosphodiesterase, which produces MVLQLQNIILEMIAKGEALEATTDRLCREIELHLPGVWCSVLRVERNGLLYPLAGPSFPDAYTALLEGLMIGPQVGSCGSAAYLGAGVAVTDIASDPRWVDFKDPVLALGLRACWSSPIQAADGTVLGTFAFYFPEKRGPTPRERKVVASCASLCAIALERHQRVIERERRAFVDVLTDLPNRAGFDGALERLPCAEPGAWALLALDLDNLKTINDTFGHATGDALLQTIASRVSDIVAPDRVFRVGGDEFVVILQGAEAIGDIERVAQRIREALAVPAECSGHMILPRATIGGAVLSPEDADATSVRDHADYALYDAKDNGRGGFVLYSPGIGSAIETRIEVIRDVGAALREGRIDAFYQPIVRLETREIVGLEALCRLRKPSGEIVSAAAFHHATSDVGIASQLTERMMAIVAADARSWLAQGLPLQHVGINITSADFHSGTLYARLEAAFGRENVPLKHIILEVTESVYLGQRDPVVAREIKALRDHGLRVALDDFGTGFASLTHLLTVPVDIIKIDKTFIDRLAKGDPSLAIVEGLVDIARKLDIWIIAEGIEGEAQASLLTDIGCTLGQGYLFSPAVPREIASDLLRHFGQSLDGELRKQMRWRTSDIAVRRAAS
- a CDS encoding ABC transporter substrate-binding protein, translating into MIYGGIKAFNESQSEYRIDPRIVPGPQMDSELIKAIASGSVPDLVTLDNPVVASFSAQGTLTDLTERVGKSAVVKPDVYFKGPWASGLWKQRIFAVPRDANTLALCYNADMFKVKGLDPDKPPKTWTELLDAAKALKDPAKNVYGFGFSAVQAEEGVFQFLPFLHQAGGAVDKLDTPEATEALEFWAGMVKDGVASRDVINQRQYEVTNTFMAGNAAMVMCGPWELPRLQKEAKFEWRLALLPVKPGKDIAASALGGYDWVVPKGAKQADGAFRFIEFMSDPKILNEGWKTGRLAPRTDVTVTDPLWPQAYGIYRKQLESARARGPHPQWPEISRAIQIAMQEAVTGTKPAATALADAARKIKPILAKTPL
- a CDS encoding Tm-1-like ATP-binding domain-containing protein, whose translation is MGKRVYIAGTLDTKSAELAYARDAVRAMGEPAVIVDLSTQPHGHAADIPAAEVAAHHPDGAKAVFTGDRGTAIAAMTEAFARFLPAQDDIAGVLGLGGSGGTALIAPALRMLPVGTPKFLVSTVASGNVAGYVGPTDTAMMYSVTDIAGLNRISRLVIANAAHAVAGMVRGAAMITPSTEEKPSIGLTMFGVTTPCVNQTVAKLSGEFECFVFHATGTGGQSLEKLVDSGLITAAIDATTTELCDLMMGGIFPCTEDRLGAFARTGVPYVGSCGALDMVNFGPPETVPARYDGRLFYRHNPQVTLMRTTAEENTRMGAWLGKRLNRCNGPVRFLIPEGGVSLLDTPGQAFHDPAADAALFDALERTLKPGPRRKLLRLPYAINDPAFADVLVAQMHEALAEA
- a CDS encoding phosphoenolpyruvate hydrolase family protein produces the protein MPPFQRQQLVDRFHDMVRRGEKIVGGGAGTGLSAKCEEEGGIDLIVIYNSGRYRMAGRGSLAGVLAYGNANEIVMEMAREVLPVVKRTPVLAGVNGTDPFCLFDSFLDDLKRMGFSGVQNFPTVGLIDGVFRANLEETGMGYGHEVEMIRVARSKDMLTTPYVFNEAEAVAMTEAGADILVAHMGLTVGGNIGAETAFSLADCVPRIDAIAAAARSVREDIIILCHGGPISSPDDARYILSQCRHCHGFYGASSMERLPTEASLTAQTRSFKAIAKAAE
- a CDS encoding ThuA domain-containing protein — encoded protein: MRVTVWNEFRHEISNPVVADIYPDGIHGAIAAGLAENGVDQITTATLDEPEQGLSAKRLAETDVLVWWGHRHHDEVEDVVAAAVCERVNAGMGLVVLHSGHFSKVFKRLMGTPCTLRWRAEGELERLWVVDPAHPVAAGIPPFFELAREEMYGEPFEVPPPDELVFLSWFKGGEAFRSGCGYRRGRGRIFYFRPGHETFPTYHNATIRKVIANAVRWAAPALMEGQPFQNRRIMPPLELI
- a CDS encoding carbohydrate ABC transporter permease; its protein translation is MSVRLRQLGVLPFGGWPATAIAVIGVGIYLFPIYWMLISGLKDSAEIFANPPTFVPRAPSLAAFEYVFVRENVLRYLRNSLTIAIPVTMLTLILGAMGAYAMSRLRNRLVDFAIVIVLLLQVFPEALLATPMFIIFRSLELLNTFAAVILATTSKTLAFALVILRPMFRQVPFELEEASFVDGCTRLQTFRLVVLPLMKVPLIVVGTLCFVQAYGQFVYGLTLLSQQELQPATVGIYSFVGAEYADWHRVMAFSSIFVLPILAIFLAMQRRIVSGLTAGGAQMTKISVFRRFERCA
- a CDS encoding SRPBCC family protein, coding for MAKVYISGIVDAPVDKVWAYARDFNGHGEWHPLIAESHVEDGLPSDRVGCVRNFKLTNGGHLRERLLSFSDLERRFTYNIIVSPMPIENYVATFGVKPITEGDKTFVEWMAEFDVSAADEADIKEKVGQGTFAEGIKALEKAVKARD